The Panicum virgatum strain AP13 chromosome 5K, P.virgatum_v5, whole genome shotgun sequence genome has a window encoding:
- the LOC120706654 gene encoding polygalacturonase At1g48100-like, with protein sequence MEVAARTATALLLALAVASGCLCGGAQGRHHRHTKHTRHNSAPARAPAQAPGPASSRRHARPVSPPAPPPSSSSGSGGAYPTPGAAPEPAAGGAAAVYDVVKDFGAVGDGVADDTDAIKTAWDTACADDGDGVVLAAAGYSFLVHATVFTGPCQGSVTIQLDGTIVAPSDPDKWPANTKRNWLVFYNAHGTTLRGAGLIDGKGQKWWELPCKTDKGQGGSSGHGASCDSPVALRFFSSNNVKVQGLRVQNSPEFHFRFDGCRGVVASGLSISSPAQSPNTDGIHIENTQDVLVADTAVSNGDDCVSIGAGALNVRIENVTCGPGGHGISIGSLGKQGSRACVANVTVRNAVIRRSDNGVRIKTWQGGSGSVSGVAFENVRMDAVRNPIIIDQYYCLSRTCENATTAVLVSGVSYAGIRGTYDARSPPIHFGCSDAVPCTNITLADVELLPAAGKAVDDPFCWNVYGSAATPTVPPVACLMDGAPGGHADKSSLKCY encoded by the exons ATGGAGGTCGCCGCCAGGACCGCCACTGCACTGCTcctcgcgctcgccgtcgcctcgGGGTGCctctgcggcggcgcgcagggtcgccaccaccgccacaccAAGCACACCAGGCACAACtcggcgcccgcgcgcgcgcccgcccaGGCCCCGGGCCCGGCGAGCTCCAGGAGGCACGCGCGCCCCGTCTCTCCCCCGGCCccaccgccgtcgtcgtcgtctgggagcggcggcgcctaCCCGACCCCGGGCGCGGCGCCAGagcccgcggcgggcggcgcggccgccgtgTACGACGTCGTGAAGGACTTCGGCGCGGTCGGGGACGGCGTGGCGGACGACACCGACGCCATCAAGACGGCGTGGGACACCGCGTGCgcggacgacggcgacggcgtcgtgCTCGCGGCCGCCGGGTACTCGTTCCTCGTGCACGCCACCGTCTTCACCGGGCCGTGCCAGGGCAGCGTCACGATCCAG cTCGACGGGACGATCGTGGCGCCGAGCGACCCCGACAAGTGGCCGGCCAACACCAAGCGCAACTGGCTCGTGTTCTACAACGCCCACGGCACGACGCTGCGCGGCGCCGGGCTCATCGACGGCAAGGGCCAGAAGTGGTGGGAGCTCCCCTGCAAGACTGACAAG GGCCAGGGCGGATCCAGCGGCCACGGAGCATCCTGTGACAGCCCAGTG GCGCTCCGGTTCTTCTCGAGCAACAACGTGAAGGTGCAGGGCCTGCGGGTGCAGAACAGCCCCGAGTTCCACTTCCGTTTCGACGGCTGCCGCGGCGTGGTGGCGAGCGGGCTGTCCATCAGCTCCCCGGCGCAGAGCCCCAACACGGACGGCATCCACATCGAGAACACCCAGGACGTGCTCGTCGCCGACACGGCCGTCTCCAACGGCGACGACTGCGTCTccatcggcgccggcgccctcaACGTGCGCATCGAGAACGTGACCTGCGGCCCCGGCGGGCACGGCATCAGCATCGGGTCCCTGGGCAAGCAGGGCTCCCGGGCGTGCGTCGCCAACGTGACCGTGCGCAACGCCGTGATCCGGCGCTCCGACAACGGCGTCCGGATCAAGACGTGGCAGGGCGGGTCCGGGTCCGTGTCCGGGGTGGCGTTCGAGAACGTGCGCATGGACGCCGTGCGCAACCCCATCATCATCGACCAGTACTACTGCCTCTCCCGGACCTGCGAgaacgccaccaccgccgtcctCGTCTCCGGCGTCTCCTACGCCGGGATCCGGGGCACCTACGACGCGCGCAGCCCGCCGATACACTTCGGGTGCAGCGACGCCGTGCCCTGCACCAACATCACGCTCGCCGACGTCGAGCTGCTCCCGGCGGCGGGGAAGGCGGTCGACGACCCGTTCTGCTGGAACGTCTATGGGAGCGCCGCCACGCCCACGGTGCCGCCAGTGGCGTGCCTCATGGACGGCGCGCCCGGTGGCCACGCCGACAAGAGCAGCTTGAAATGCTACTGA